Proteins encoded within one genomic window of Hahella chejuensis KCTC 2396:
- the epsE gene encoding polysaccharide export protein EpsE — MKAFSSYVMQLTQMPTKIVLCLLTLILFTPAQAAEVASLNYRLAPGDAIRINVFQQPDLTLDTRISENGSITYPLIGSLQLGGETLAAAEQQIAAGLRQGKYVKDPQVTITLLEIRGNQVSVLGQVSRPGRFPLDTQKTRLSDVLAMAGGVTASGSDIVVVSGIREGRPFHKEVDFPSIFSQGERNENILVAGGDVIFVDKAPVYYIYGEVQRPGVYRVERNMTVQQALAQGGGISLRGTDNGIKVYRKDAKGDVELKESELYDPVRADDVIYIRESLF; from the coding sequence ATGAAAGCTTTCTCTTCTTACGTCATGCAATTGACGCAAATGCCAACAAAGATAGTGCTGTGTCTGTTGACGCTGATTCTGTTCACGCCGGCTCAGGCGGCGGAGGTCGCCAGCCTGAATTATCGCCTGGCGCCGGGAGATGCAATCCGCATCAACGTATTTCAACAACCGGATTTGACCCTGGATACCCGTATTTCGGAAAACGGCAGTATTACTTACCCATTGATCGGCAGTCTGCAGCTGGGCGGCGAGACGCTGGCGGCGGCGGAGCAACAAATCGCCGCAGGGCTGCGTCAGGGCAAGTACGTGAAAGACCCGCAGGTCACCATCACGCTACTGGAAATTCGCGGCAATCAGGTATCCGTCTTGGGGCAAGTGAGCCGGCCCGGCCGCTTTCCTCTGGATACGCAGAAGACCCGGCTTTCCGATGTGTTGGCGATGGCCGGCGGCGTCACTGCGTCAGGCTCCGACATTGTCGTAGTGTCAGGGATTCGCGAAGGCAGGCCGTTCCACAAAGAAGTGGACTTCCCCTCTATTTTCTCCCAGGGCGAGCGTAACGAAAACATCCTGGTGGCGGGCGGCGACGTCATCTTCGTGGATAAGGCCCCCGTTTACTATATCTACGGCGAGGTGCAGCGTCCCGGCGTGTATCGGGTCGAACGCAACATGACGGTGCAACAGGCCCTGGCCCAGGGCGGAGGAATCAGCCTGCGCGGCACCGATAACGGCATCAAGGTGTATCGCAAGGACGCCAAAGGCGATGTGGAGCTGAAAGAGTCGGAGCTGTACGACCCCGTGCGCGCCGATGACGTTATCTACATTCGCGAAAGTTTGTTCTAG
- the epsG gene encoding chain length determinant protein tyrosine kinase EpsG: MNMEALNLSSHSPSIGAILIDSGRLEPEAAEQILRLQQNKPGLRFGDAALQLGLLEEQDIQFALSRQFVYSYLQASDDRISQEVVAAFNPFSHIVEQLRALRSQLLLRWFDAQSGRNALSVVSANHGEGRSFVAANLAVVFSQLGQRTLMVDADLRAPRQHELFKRANKFGFSTVLADRIPWRDAVKQIDGLQGLFLMTAGAIPPNPQELLSRPRFASLTAELKEHYDIVIFDTPPGATVSDAQPISAQAGGALVVANQHKTAVRGLKSLVANLQQNGVAIAGSLLNKT, from the coding sequence ATGAACATGGAAGCTCTAAACCTCAGCAGCCACTCCCCATCAATCGGCGCCATCCTGATCGACAGCGGGCGCCTGGAGCCGGAGGCGGCTGAGCAAATACTTCGTTTGCAGCAAAACAAGCCCGGACTGCGTTTCGGCGACGCCGCGCTGCAACTGGGTTTGTTGGAGGAGCAGGATATTCAGTTCGCTCTGTCGCGGCAGTTTGTTTACTCCTATCTGCAGGCGTCCGACGATCGCATCAGTCAGGAAGTGGTCGCCGCGTTCAACCCGTTCAGCCATATCGTTGAGCAGCTGCGGGCGCTGCGCAGTCAATTGCTGCTGCGCTGGTTCGACGCGCAGAGCGGGCGTAACGCGCTGTCTGTCGTCAGCGCCAACCACGGCGAAGGACGCAGTTTTGTCGCCGCCAATCTGGCGGTGGTGTTCTCCCAGCTGGGGCAACGCACTCTGATGGTGGACGCGGATCTGCGCGCGCCGCGGCAGCATGAGTTGTTCAAGCGCGCGAATAAGTTTGGCTTCTCCACTGTTCTGGCCGACCGTATTCCCTGGCGGGATGCGGTGAAACAGATAGACGGTCTGCAGGGGTTATTCTTGATGACCGCCGGGGCGATTCCGCCCAATCCGCAGGAGCTGCTCAGTAGGCCGCGTTTCGCAAGCCTGACGGCGGAGCTGAAAGAACACTATGACATCGTCATTTTCGATACCCCGCCGGGGGCGACGGTCTCCGACGCGCAGCCGATTTCCGCGCAGGCGGGCGGGGCGCTGGTGGTGGCGAACCAGCACAAAACCGCCGTCAGGGGCCTCAAATCCCTGGTGGCGAACTTGCAGCAAAACGGCGTCGCCATCGCCGGGAGTCTGTTAAACAAAACCTGA
- the epsF gene encoding chain length determinant protein EpsF, with protein sequence MTLKHVLLVLWARRWVVLSVLLATITTTAVVSLLIPKEYTASTTVVLDVQTPDRIVGMVLPGMMSPGYMATQMDIITSDRVAQGVVRLLKLDENPETREKWLEETGGQGSLAVWLAPGLKKNLEVSPARESNVISVEFSATDPRFAATAANAFAQAYIDTTIDLRAEPARKYAAWFEQQYETQRERLQRAQKALSDFQQQTGIVVTNDRLDFENQKLGELTAQLSLALAEGTDSSSKQGFHQGGDTLPEIMRNPLIIQLKTDIARLESRLQELSEDYGVNHPQYKSAASELASMKSRLRMETAKIAESISTVGRVSKAKQAELKEAIEEQKKKMLELKSQHDQIQILSHQVETAQRDFDAISQRLTQSQLEAQTVQTNVSVLTPASPPLRHSKPILFLNLVIAVMLGGLLSVGAALILELRNPVVRSIEDLQSALGVPVLAQLGKAPVSMMKQKEGKTDTAGPSGLKTGAMAGGSYPLAGEA encoded by the coding sequence ATGACCTTGAAACATGTATTACTGGTTCTGTGGGCGCGACGCTGGGTGGTGTTGAGCGTCCTGCTGGCCACGATAACGACCACCGCCGTGGTCAGCCTGCTCATTCCCAAAGAGTATACGGCCTCCACCACCGTGGTGCTGGATGTGCAGACGCCCGACCGTATTGTCGGCATGGTGCTGCCGGGTATGATGTCGCCGGGTTATATGGCGACGCAGATGGACATCATCACCAGCGACCGCGTCGCCCAGGGCGTGGTGCGTCTGCTGAAACTCGACGAAAACCCGGAGACCCGTGAAAAGTGGCTGGAGGAAACCGGCGGACAGGGAAGCCTCGCTGTCTGGCTGGCGCCGGGGTTGAAGAAGAATCTGGAGGTCAGTCCCGCCCGGGAAAGCAACGTCATCAGCGTGGAGTTCAGCGCGACGGACCCCCGTTTCGCCGCCACCGCGGCCAACGCCTTCGCACAGGCCTATATCGACACCACTATCGATCTGCGGGCGGAGCCGGCGAGAAAATACGCCGCCTGGTTTGAACAGCAATACGAAACCCAGCGCGAGCGCCTGCAAAGAGCGCAAAAAGCGTTGTCCGACTTTCAGCAGCAAACCGGCATCGTGGTGACCAATGATCGCCTGGATTTTGAAAACCAGAAGCTGGGCGAGTTGACGGCGCAACTGAGTCTGGCCCTGGCGGAAGGCACGGATTCCTCCAGCAAGCAGGGCTTTCATCAAGGCGGCGACACGCTGCCTGAGATCATGCGCAATCCGCTGATTATCCAGCTCAAGACCGATATCGCGCGCCTGGAGTCGCGGCTGCAGGAGTTGTCCGAAGACTATGGCGTCAATCATCCGCAATACAAAAGCGCCGCCTCCGAGCTGGCCAGCATGAAGTCCCGGCTGCGTATGGAAACCGCCAAAATAGCGGAGTCGATTTCCACGGTAGGACGCGTCAGCAAAGCCAAGCAGGCGGAGTTGAAAGAAGCCATCGAGGAGCAGAAAAAGAAAATGCTGGAGCTGAAAAGTCAGCATGATCAAATTCAGATTCTGTCTCACCAAGTGGAAACCGCGCAGCGGGATTTCGACGCCATCAGCCAGCGGCTTACGCAAAGTCAGTTGGAGGCGCAAACGGTGCAGACCAATGTCTCCGTATTGACGCCGGCGTCGCCGCCTCTCAGGCACAGCAAGCCTATACTGTTCCTCAATCTCGTCATCGCGGTGATGCTGGGAGGACTGTTGTCCGTTGGCGCCGCGCTGATCCTGGAGTTACGTAATCCTGTAGTGCGCTCCATAGAGGATCTGCAATCCGCGCTTGGCGTTCCTGTATTGGCGCAATTGGGTAAAGCGCCGGTATCCATGATGAAACAAAAAGAAGGGAAGACCGATACCGCCGGACCGTCGGGACTGAAAACCGGCGCGATGGCGGGCGGCTCTTATCCATTGGCGGGAGAAGCCTGA
- the epsI gene encoding exosortase-associated protein EpsI, B-type, with protein MRKRRTSLVACAAMVISALSAYALTPREMLSDHIAKVKLDAMIPEVFGGWREVAQSANQIVDPQTQQAINRIYNQTLSRTYVDDSGYRVMVSVAYGKDQRDAIQMHYPEVCYPAQGFTLADKTSALLQTDFGQIRITRLLTSQGQRHEPVTYWATVGEQVIANKVDKKLKEVSYGFRGYIPDGLLFRVSSVDKNSLRAFQKQRELVDALLTEISPASRQRLAGLTQ; from the coding sequence ATGCGTAAACGCAGGACAAGTCTGGTCGCATGCGCGGCGATGGTGATCTCGGCGTTGTCGGCGTATGCGCTGACGCCGAGAGAAATGCTGTCCGACCACATCGCCAAGGTGAAGCTGGACGCCATGATTCCCGAAGTGTTCGGCGGCTGGCGCGAAGTCGCCCAGTCCGCCAACCAGATTGTCGATCCGCAGACCCAACAGGCGATAAACCGGATTTATAACCAGACGCTGTCCCGCACCTATGTGGACGATTCGGGTTACCGAGTCATGGTTTCCGTTGCTTATGGGAAAGATCAGCGCGACGCCATACAGATGCATTATCCGGAAGTCTGTTATCCGGCCCAGGGTTTTACGCTGGCGGACAAGACTTCCGCTTTGTTGCAGACGGACTTCGGTCAGATTCGCATTACCCGTTTACTGACCTCCCAGGGACAACGCCATGAACCGGTCACTTATTGGGCGACGGTAGGGGAGCAGGTGATCGCCAATAAAGTCGACAAGAAGTTGAAGGAAGTCAGTTACGGCTTTCGTGGTTACATTCCGGATGGACTGCTGTTTCGCGTGTCCTCCGTGGATAAAAATTCCTTACGCGCGTTTCAGAAACAGCGGGAGCTGGTGGACGCGCTTTTAACGGAAATATCGCCAGCATCGCGACAGCGTCTGGCGGGTTTGACTCAGTAA
- a CDS encoding lipopolysaccharide biosynthesis protein produces the protein MSHPYSRQALISGTKKFLSGKVISALLTLGILLVTVRLLPVTEYGAYVTLLAMTEIGRSLAQLGLAWLTARQLPEYRLKADGPRLIRFCRRVAVWQSAALIACALLFAVLMDAYLNWAGLQAFRPAAWVFLGVFLVEGVGRFLREAVLGPLLLQGGIRASMVGRQLLYLVALLVLWRLSGSDLTQLSLFPLAQTLAQPGGGLYAVVLIELIASVFGTLIAMACLFRFCRSMRGLQGEAGWTEPSIREQWWLSLHMYFAHLLTLLYSPQALVNLLQKYLGPEASAVFGFLRTLNDQIARYLPASLLFSLIRPKLVAVYVNGGGTSELSRLTNSAGKVSLVILLPLVSVAAVFGDDLIHLISGGKFSDSGYLFFGFLLCLIPYSQRLLLETAAVTLDQANLCKWGAALGLITLPSLWGLLHLGFGVWAAVIAIGLGHVLFNTFIIAGLKRRCDYAFDWLNQTKLILAMAVAIIPGAIGPDVSVAVIGAGLIPLLGYSLLIVGAFAVSVLLLRPFTAEETGLLKSLVKRGASTA, from the coding sequence ATGAGTCATCCTTATTCACGTCAGGCGCTGATTTCAGGCACGAAGAAGTTTTTATCCGGCAAAGTCATATCGGCTTTGCTGACCCTTGGCATCCTGTTGGTGACGGTGCGTTTGCTGCCGGTGACGGAATACGGCGCCTATGTGACGTTGCTGGCCATGACGGAAATCGGCCGTTCTCTGGCGCAATTGGGGCTGGCCTGGCTCACTGCGCGACAACTTCCCGAGTATCGCCTCAAGGCGGACGGGCCCCGTTTGATCCGGTTCTGCCGCCGCGTCGCGGTATGGCAAAGCGCGGCGCTCATTGCTTGCGCCCTGTTATTCGCCGTGCTGATGGACGCCTATCTCAACTGGGCGGGATTACAGGCGTTTCGTCCCGCCGCCTGGGTGTTTCTGGGCGTCTTCCTGGTGGAAGGCGTCGGCCGCTTCCTGCGGGAGGCGGTTTTGGGCCCGCTGCTGTTGCAAGGCGGCATCCGGGCCAGCATGGTGGGGCGGCAGTTGTTGTATCTGGTCGCGTTACTTGTGCTGTGGCGGCTCTCCGGTTCCGACCTGACTCAACTGTCGCTGTTTCCTTTGGCGCAAACCTTGGCGCAGCCTGGGGGGGGGCTTTATGCAGTGGTTCTGATCGAACTGATCGCGTCCGTATTTGGAACCCTCATCGCCATGGCCTGCCTGTTCAGGTTCTGTCGCTCAATGCGCGGATTACAAGGGGAAGCGGGCTGGACGGAGCCGTCCATACGGGAGCAATGGTGGCTGTCCCTGCACATGTATTTCGCACATTTGCTCACCCTGCTGTACAGCCCGCAGGCGCTGGTCAACCTGTTGCAGAAATACCTGGGACCGGAGGCCTCCGCTGTGTTCGGGTTCCTGCGCACCCTGAATGACCAGATTGCGCGCTATCTACCGGCGTCGCTGCTGTTCAGCCTGATCAGACCCAAGCTGGTGGCGGTCTACGTCAACGGCGGCGGCACGTCTGAACTCAGCCGCCTGACCAATTCCGCCGGCAAAGTCAGTCTGGTGATTCTGTTGCCGTTGGTGTCCGTGGCGGCGGTATTCGGCGATGATCTTATTCACCTGATTTCCGGCGGCAAATTCAGCGATTCCGGTTATCTGTTCTTCGGATTTTTGTTGTGTCTGATCCCCTACAGCCAGCGGCTTTTGCTGGAAACCGCCGCAGTGACGCTGGATCAGGCCAACCTGTGTAAATGGGGCGCGGCGCTGGGATTGATCACCTTGCCCAGTCTCTGGGGACTGCTGCACCTGGGCTTCGGCGTGTGGGCGGCGGTGATCGCCATCGGGCTGGGGCATGTGCTGTTCAATACTTTCATTATCGCGGGTCTCAAGCGGCGTTGCGATTACGCCTTTGACTGGCTCAATCAGACCAAGCTCATCCTGGCCATGGCGGTGGCGATCATTCCCGGCGCGATCGGCCCCGACGTTTCCGTTGCGGTGATCGGCGCCGGCCTCATTCCGTTGCTGGGTTATTCACTGTTGATTGTCGGCGCCTTCGCGGTGTCGGTGTTACTGCTCCGTCCGTTCACGGCGGAGGAGACAGGATTGTTGAAATCGCTAGTCAAAAGAGGCGCGAGCACTGCATGA
- the xrtB gene encoding exosortase B, with amino-acid sequence MQQTITQPHIPAISEWSPVLLGVVVLYLPTYYDLAGSLWTSGEQGHEPIILILLLWFFWKKRLDIHRLECAPASLEGYAALCAGLVLYVLGRSQDILLFEIGSQIPVVAGLLLLLRGREAVKMMWFPLLFMIFMAPLPGPVVSALTLPMKTAVSWSVDQTLYWAGYPVSRSGVILQVGQYRLLIADACAGLHTLFTLEAMGLFYLHIVRHESILRNVALAIAIIPISFVANFVRVLALTLITYHYGDEAGQGFLHGFAGMVLFVSALLLIIGVDSILHLALRRKTPATGRLTSHA; translated from the coding sequence ATGCAGCAGACGATCACCCAACCCCATATTCCGGCGATTAGCGAATGGTCGCCCGTGCTACTTGGCGTTGTCGTGCTTTATCTGCCCACCTACTACGATCTGGCGGGCTCATTATGGACGTCGGGTGAGCAGGGGCATGAGCCGATTATTCTCATTCTGCTGCTTTGGTTTTTCTGGAAAAAACGCCTGGACATCCACCGGCTTGAGTGCGCTCCGGCGTCGTTGGAAGGCTATGCCGCCCTGTGCGCGGGCCTGGTTCTGTACGTGTTGGGGCGCTCCCAGGACATTCTGCTTTTCGAGATCGGCTCGCAGATCCCGGTGGTCGCGGGGCTGCTTCTGCTGTTACGCGGCCGCGAAGCAGTGAAAATGATGTGGTTTCCGCTGCTGTTCATGATTTTTATGGCGCCGCTGCCGGGGCCGGTGGTGAGCGCGTTGACGCTGCCCATGAAAACCGCAGTGTCCTGGTCCGTGGATCAGACGCTGTACTGGGCGGGGTATCCGGTATCCCGGTCAGGCGTGATTTTACAGGTCGGCCAATACCGGCTGCTTATCGCCGACGCCTGCGCGGGGTTGCATACTTTGTTTACCCTGGAAGCGATGGGGCTGTTTTATCTGCATATCGTCCGTCATGAGTCGATTCTGCGTAACGTCGCCCTTGCTATCGCTATTATTCCGATTTCGTTTGTCGCCAATTTCGTCAGAGTGCTGGCGCTGACCTTGATCACCTATCACTACGGCGATGAAGCGGGGCAGGGGTTTCTGCATGGATTCGCCGGCATGGTTTTGTTTGTCAGCGCGCTGTTGCTCATTATTGGCGTCGACTCGATTCTGCATCTGGCGTTGCGACGGAAAACCCCGGCGACAGGGAGGCTAACGTCCCATGCGTAA